Within the Vicinamibacteria bacterium genome, the region CCGTCGGACCGGCGATGAGCTTTCGCACGTCGCTCTGATCCTTGTTGCAGAACGAACAACGAAGTACTTCAGGATCTCCGTTTTTCTTGGACACGATGGCTCCGTCCCGGCGGTACCAACCCTAGGTACGTTTCGAGATCACCTGATCGATGATACCGTACTCTCGAGCGACATCGGCAGTCATGATGAAGTCCCGCTCGACGTCGGACTCGATCTTCGCGATGTCCTGACCCGTATGGCGAGCCAGGATCTCGTTCAGGCGTTGGCGGGTTCGAAGAATCTCCTTCGCCTGGATGTTGATGTCCGTCGCCTGTCCTTGGGCTCCCCCGGAAGGCTGGTGAATGATGACGCGCGAATTAGGCAATGCGAAGCGCTTTCCCGGCGTGCCCGCCGCGAGTAGAACCGCGGCCATGCTCG harbors:
- the clpP gene encoding ATP-dependent Clp endopeptidase proteolytic subunit ClpP — encoded protein: MLIPMVVEQTNRGERAYDIYSRLLKDNIIFIGTPIDDNLANLVVAQLLFLEAEDPEKEISVYVNSPGGSVTAGLAIYDTLQFIRPDVTTYCIGQAASMAAVLLAAGTPGKRFALPNSRVIIHQPSGGAQGQATDINIQAKEILRTRQRLNEILARHTGQDIAKIESDVERDFIMTADVAREYGIIDQVISKRT